In Anaerotignum faecicola, the genomic stretch CGTTCAAAGGCATCGGTCACATTCTTCTTCATACAGAATTCCGACTTCTGATTCTCATAGGGCCGCTGTCCCGTGACGCCGGTCACCTCCGGATAGTCATACCTGGCCGCAGTCTCCAGAACATGGTAATTCGGAAGATACTGACGTTCGTTGTAAGGCGGGTCAATGTATAGGATGTCCCCCTGCAGCCGCTTTAACAGTTCGGCCCCATCCTCGTTATAACAGCGGTTTTCTTTGTGATTCGTCGTCACCTC encodes the following:
- a CDS encoding DNA adenine methylase, translated to TAGLLNENEYYYLVACIVEGIPFVSNTSGTYGAYHKSWERRSYKRYQLFQLEVTTNHKENRCYNEDGAELLKRLQGDILYIDPPYNERQYLPNYHVLETAARYDYPEVTGVTGQRPYENQKSEFCMKKNVTDAFERLISNARFQHIILSYSTDGLMTTEDIERIMKMYG